The stretch of DNA TGCCCGCGCACCCGCCGCAGGCGCCGACACGGATACCCTGACGGGACGGCTCTCGGCTTAGCACAGCCTGTATTGCCGAGATGAGGAGTTCCATAGTCCACCTCTGTGTCGCCATTGCAGCCGCAGTATAGACCGCGCAAGAGCTGGTGCGTTAAAGCGCAGGGGTCCAGTCCTCTCCGACCGCGCCCCGCCCGCGTCTATGGGCGCGCTACCTAAAGCCGCCGCGAACTCCCGTGGTGAGTCGGTGAGTCAGGGTGACTCGGTTTACCTCGTGGACCGATTCATTTTCCCGCAGCATCTGCCGACCTGTACAAAACTTGTGCAATCGGCCCGTTTTCGCGGTGCCGAGTTGTCACGTCCTGCGCCTCTTAATTCCAATAAACACCCGTTTTCATTATGGATTTGAAGTGGTGCCGAGGGCGGGACTTGAACCCGCACGTGGTTGCCCACGGAGGATTTTGAGTCCTGCTCCCGGCGAACACCATCGGTAACTATGGGTCACATCCCGCGCGAATGCGAGAGATTGTTGGGCGATCTCCCGGGCATAGTTACCCATGAAAACCGATGCGCGCCGATAGAACAGGCCAAGTGCAGGCCAAGTTATTCTGCCCTTTTGCCGGGCGCGAGGAGAATCCAGCCCTCCCGGTGGCGCTGGTAATACCGTGGACGAAAATCAGCTAAAATCTTGAGGAGGAAGGCCGCTCGGTCTAGAAGGGAGTTGGGAATCGGAGGGTAAAACGGAAATCTCCGCTAAACCCGGGGGGAAAGCCATTGCTTTCATTGGCCTCGGCCGGATGGGCGAAGCGATGGCGACCAATATCCAACGGGCCGGATATCCGCTCGTGGTCTGGAACAGGACGCCGGCCAAAGCCGAGTCGCTTCTCGCCGCCGACGCGGCAATCGCCGACACTCCAGCCGGCGCCGCCGCCAGGGCCGACATCATCATTTCGAGCTTGGCCGACGACGCCTCCTTGACCTCGGTAGTCTCCGGACCGAACGGCATCCTTAAAGGCCTTCGTCCAGGCGGCGTTCACATCAGCACAAGCACGGTTTCGCCCGGGCTCTCCAATGAACTCGATCTGACACACACCGCAGCGAACGCGCATTACCTCGCCAGTCCAGTGCTCGGCCGCCCGTCGGCGGCTCAGGCTGCGGAGCTCCTGACTTTTGTGGGCGGAGATCCCGAGCGGATCGAGGAAGTGCGCCCGGTGATCACCACCTATGCGCCTGTGATAATTTTCGCCGGCAAACGTCCGGGCCTTGCCAATACCGCAAAACTGATCGCCAATTTTCTCGGGGCGTCAGCGATCGACCTGATCGGTCAATCCCTCGCGCTTGCTGAAAAATCCGGCCTCAGCCAAGACCTCGTCCTGCAGATGCTGTCTGGCTTCTTCGCATTTCCCGCCATCAAGGAATATGTGACCAGGATCGCGAGCCGAGACTTCGACTCAGTTGGATTCACGGTGTCCGGCGGGCTGAAAGACATCGATCTGATGATTGGCGCGGCTCATGCAGTCAACTTTGAGCTGTCAAGCGCTTTGGCCATGCAGACCAAGCTTCGCGCGGCGATCGAACGCGGCTGGAAAGACAAGGATTGGAGCTGTTTCACCGACCTGGATCGGCAATAGCCAGGGCCAGGTCATCGGTCCTTGAACTTATCTCTCCTTCTGCAATTCCAGGAGCCGCGCGCACAAGAACGCAACGGAAATAACCGCACCTCAAAAGGAGAAAATACAATGTCCCTGACCCAATTTGTCCCGACACCGAAGTTCGAGGACTACAAGGAACGGTTCAAGGAACATTTCAAGCTGGAGCGTCGTGCTGATGGTGTTATTCTGGCCCAAGCCCATACAATCGGCGGCTCAATTCAATTGAGCGTAGAAAATCATCGTGCTCTAGGCCAGCTATTCAAGACCATTGGTGCTGATCCTGAAAACGAACTGCTGATTCTGACAGGCTCGGGTAAGGACTTCATGATGTCAATTGATCCGGAAGGCTTCGCCCTTGAGAAGGAGAACCTACAGCATTGGGCTTACGAGTACGCCTATAAGGATGGACGGACCAATGTTAGCTCGCTGATCAATGACCTCGAAATCCCGACCATCGGCGTTCTCAATGGCTCAGGAGGCCGCGCCGAGATTTGTCTGATGTGCGACATCACAATATGCGCTGAAGACGCCATTATTTTCGATCCTCACTTCAATATGGGATCAGTTCCCGGAGATGGGATCCACAGTTGTTTTCAAGAACTGCTGGGCGTCAAGCGGGCCGCATATGTTTTGCTCACCGGGCAACCCATCGACGCCAAACAGGCTCTCGAATATGGAATGGTAAACGAGGTTCTGCCCAGAGGTCAGCTTCTCACCAGAGCATGGAAGCTTGCCGACCACATCATGAGCCAACCGCGGGTGACGCGACGTCTGACGACGCAGATCATCCGACGTCCTTGGAAGCGGCGCATTACCGACGATCTGGATAGCGGCTTCGGCATTCAGATGTTTTGTCATCTGGCCAAGAATGAGGCCATTCACGACAATGCTCGGGCCGCATCAGCCGCCGCCTCCGCCAAGAAGGTCTTCGACTGAGTCATAGAGGTCGAAGGCCGTGAATGTCACATGTCTTTGAATCGAGCAATGGTAAATCGGAAGTCTGGGATCGAAGGCCTGACGCACCGGCGGGGCGAAATGCCTGCCGTGGAAATAGGCTTCGCTCGTGGCCCTCAGGCAAAAGCTGCATGGCATCGCGCTATAGCGGCATGGGTATGTCGAATTGTTCCGTGAGCTGCAATCAGGCAATTTTTCTTCCACGTCGCGGAGCAGTAGTTTCATCGCCTTATCAGAGGATGTCGATCCACCATGACTGACAGCGGCACGGTGACTTTGCTCTTCACCGATCTGGTCAATTCGACTGAGCTCGTGTCGCGCACCGGTGGCGAGAGCGCTCAACGCATCTTCGACGCCCATCACAAACTGCTCTCCGATGCGGTCAGCGCCAGCGGCGGGGAGGAAGTGAAGTGGCTTGGCGACGGAGTGATGGTCGCCTTCCT from Candidatus Binatus sp. encodes:
- a CDS encoding enoyl-CoA hydratase/isomerase family protein gives rise to the protein MSLTQFVPTPKFEDYKERFKEHFKLERRADGVILAQAHTIGGSIQLSVENHRALGQLFKTIGADPENELLILTGSGKDFMMSIDPEGFALEKENLQHWAYEYAYKDGRTNVSSLINDLEIPTIGVLNGSGGRAEICLMCDITICAEDAIIFDPHFNMGSVPGDGIHSCFQELLGVKRAAYVLLTGQPIDAKQALEYGMVNEVLPRGQLLTRAWKLADHIMSQPRVTRRLTTQIIRRPWKRRITDDLDSGFGIQMFCHLAKNEAIHDNARAASAAASAKKVFD
- a CDS encoding adenylate/guanylate cyclase domain-containing protein is translated as MTDSGTVTLLFTDLVNSTELVSRTGGESAQRIFDAHHKLLSDAVSASGGEEVKWLGDGVMVAFLSAAAACSRAIVAESRRFPTTQRIPNPLMPFIPRPRG